CGGTGGATTCCGGGCAGGAGACCATGCGCGAAATCTATGTCACGGCGTCCGAGGGCGAGTTCCGCATTCTCGGCGTGGAGCGCGGAGACCTTCCCGTGCAGGTGGAAGTCGACAGCGAAGAGCCGGGCAGTTCCATCATGGTCCGTATCTACTATCTCGCGGAGAAGCCGGGCACGCGCGGGCAGGGGAACATCACCATCCTGACGGACGACCCCGTGCAGGGCCGGATCGATGTGCCCGTGCGGTATCGCGTGCGGGGCACGGCCCGCCAGTGATGAACCGCGCGCTCCGTGAGTCGGTGCTGATTGCGGTGATCGGCGCGGCAGCCGGGCTGGGCGGGAATCTCCTGCGCAGCGAGCCTCTTCCCCTGACGGGTGCGCTCGGGCCTCCGTCGGTTCCGGAAGCGGGCGCGGGCCTGGTGGCCTCCGATGCCTCCGAAGCGCTGGACCGCTGGGACGCGGGCGCGCTCTTTCTCGATGTGCGCTCCGCGGTCCACTTCGCGGCGGGTCACGCGGTGGATGCGCGCTCGCTGCCGGCAGCCGATGCGCAGGATGCCTACTTCTCCGTGCTGATGGACGCCGGGCTCGACCTGCCGCTCTTCGTCTACGGCGCGGGCCCCGATTCCCACGCCGTGCGAAGTGTCGCCGCCATGCTGGGAGAACTGGGCCATCAGGATGTCAGCATCTGGACCCGGGGGCTGGGGGCGCTGGAAGACGCCGGAGTCCCCGTGGACGACGCGCCGTGAAGCCGCGCGTGCTCCTTTCGGATCCCCGGTTTGTCGCGACTCTCCGTGTGCTGCTGGGCGTGCTCTTTCTGGCGGCAGCCCTGCCGAAGATCGCCGACCCGGAGGGGTTTGCGAAAGCCGTGGACCACTACCATCTGCTCCCGGTGCCCGCCGCCCGCGCGGTGGCGCTGGTGTTGCCGCCGGTGGAAGCGATCGTCGGCGTCTGCCTGATCGCGGGATTTGTCGATGCGGGGGCCAGCCTTCTCGTCTTTGCGCTCATGGTCGTCTTCACGGGAGCCGTCGGGTCCGCACTTGCGCGGGGTCTCGAC
This genomic interval from Gemmatimonadota bacterium contains the following:
- a CDS encoding MauE/DoxX family redox-associated membrane protein, coding for MKPRVLLSDPRFVATLRVLLGVLFLAAALPKIADPEGFAKAVDHYHLLPVPAARAVALVLPPVEAIVGVCLIAGFVDAGASLLVFALMVVFTGAVGSALARGLDISCGCFDTKGGTRVGARKIVENLLLCAAAWTVLRGDRSRFSLRGRRGR